Proteins from a single region of Arctopsyche grandis isolate Sample6627 chromosome 1, ASM5162203v2, whole genome shotgun sequence:
- the snf gene encoding U1 small nuclear ribonucleoprotein A snf, translating into MDIRPNHTIYINNLNEKIKKEELKKSLYAIFSQFGQILEIVALRTFKMRGQAFVIFKEISSATVALRSMQGFPFYDKPMRIQYCKSDSDVIAKMKGTFQERPKRVKQPKGIHEDGSGKKKKSKENRNAGAMSMNNLPMGVNAPMQQMLGGPPAEQPPNQILFLTNLPDETSEMMLSMLFNQFPGFKEVRLVPNRHDIAFVEFANEIQSAAAKDALQGFKITPSHAMKISFAKK; encoded by the exons ATGGATATACGACCGAATCATACGATATATATTAACAATCTAAATGAAAAGATTAAGAAAGAAGAATTGAAAAAGTCATTGTATGCAATATTTTCTCAATTCGGACAAATATTGGAGATCGTAGCTTTAAGGACATTCAAAATGAGAGGACAGGCTTTCGTTATATTCAAAGAAATTTCCAGTGCCACCGTCGCACTGAGGAGTATGCAAGGATTTCCGTTCTACGATAAACCGATG CGTATTCAGTATTGTAAATCTGACAGTGACGTTATAGCAAAGATGAAAGGAACATTCCAGGAGCGACCCAAGCGCGTCAAACAACCTAAAGGTATTCACGAGGATGGAAGCGGCAAAAAGAAAAAATCCAAAGAGAATAGAAACGCCGGTGCCATGTCTATGAACAATTTACCAATGGGTGTTAATGCACCCATGCAACAAATGCTGGGTGGTCCACCAGCAGAACAACCGCCCAATCAAATATTGTTCTTGACCAATCTACCTGATGAAACATCAGAGATGATGTTGTCCATGCTTTTTAACCA gTTTCCCGGTTTCAAAGAAGTCAGACTCGTACCAAACAGACACGACATTGCATTCGTTGAGTTTGCCAACGAAATACAATCTGCCGCTGCTAAGGATGCGCTGCAAGGTTTCAAAATTACGCCGTCTCATGCAATGAAAATATCGTTTGCTAAAAAATGA
- the LOC143922342 gene encoding oxysterol-binding protein-related protein 11 isoform X1 — MESSGHFNNLKTVLSPNRQLSGQLQKYTNVMKGWQLRWFTVDAETGILSYYLCEGPGDTVVPGQPPRGEAHLDAAVVCPSDEDSRTFTINCASGDMLKLRAVDARARQEWVDGLRAIAESHTKGRIDDFERAWENFAIDVQCPSLPIRERLAVQNAMNSVRQQIQQAELSNAALARSIESATKPFSHTDPDLLLLKATSAASMQCLLQCLGILHRQQQMGSIHISHNDVDADSVF; from the exons ATGGAGTCTTCGGGACATTTTAACAACTTAAAAACAGTGCTGAGCCCAAATCGACAATTATCTGGACAATTACAAAAGTATACGAATGTTATGAAAGGATGGCAGTTACGATGGTTTACTGTCGATGCTGAAACTGGAATATTGAGCTACTACCTGTGCGAGGGGCCAGGTGACACTGTCGTACCGGGACAGCCTCCCAGAGGAgaa GCACACCTCGACGCTGCGGTAGTTTGTCCTAGCGACGAAGATTCCAGGACGTTCACAATCAATTGCGCGTCTGGAGACATGTTAAAGTTGAGAGCTGTCGACGCCAGAGCCAGGCAGGAGTGGGTTGACGGCCTTCGAGCCATCGCGGAATCGCACACTAAA GGGCGGATTGACGACTTCGAACGTGCCTGGGAAAATTTT GCAATAGACGTCCAATGTCCATCACTTCCTATTAGAGAACGCCTGGCTGTTCAGAATGCTATGAACTCTGTCCGACAGCAGATTCAACAAGCAGAACTCAG CAATGCAGCCCTCGCTCGTTCAATTGAATCTGCCACTAAACCATTCTCCCACACAGATCCCGATTTGTTATTGCTGAAG GCAACGTCTGCAGCTAGTATGCAATGTCTCCTCCAGTGTCTCGGTATTTTGCACCGGCAACAACAAATGGGATCCATCCACATTTCGCACAATGATGTCGATGCAGATTCGGTGTTTTGA
- the LOC143922342 gene encoding oxysterol-binding protein-related protein 11 isoform X2 — protein sequence MESSGHFNNLKTVLSPNRQLSGQLQKYTNVMKGWQLRWFTVDAETGILSYYLCEGPGDTVVPGQPPRGEAHLDAAVVCPSDEDSRTFTINCASGDMLKLRAVDARARQEWVDGLRAIAESHTKAIDVQCPSLPIRERLAVQNAMNSVRQQIQQAELSNAALARSIESATKPFSHTDPDLLLLKATSAASMQCLLQCLGILHRQQQMGSIHISHNDVDADSVF from the exons ATGGAGTCTTCGGGACATTTTAACAACTTAAAAACAGTGCTGAGCCCAAATCGACAATTATCTGGACAATTACAAAAGTATACGAATGTTATGAAAGGATGGCAGTTACGATGGTTTACTGTCGATGCTGAAACTGGAATATTGAGCTACTACCTGTGCGAGGGGCCAGGTGACACTGTCGTACCGGGACAGCCTCCCAGAGGAgaa GCACACCTCGACGCTGCGGTAGTTTGTCCTAGCGACGAAGATTCCAGGACGTTCACAATCAATTGCGCGTCTGGAGACATGTTAAAGTTGAGAGCTGTCGACGCCAGAGCCAGGCAGGAGTGGGTTGACGGCCTTCGAGCCATCGCGGAATCGCACACTAAA GCAATAGACGTCCAATGTCCATCACTTCCTATTAGAGAACGCCTGGCTGTTCAGAATGCTATGAACTCTGTCCGACAGCAGATTCAACAAGCAGAACTCAG CAATGCAGCCCTCGCTCGTTCAATTGAATCTGCCACTAAACCATTCTCCCACACAGATCCCGATTTGTTATTGCTGAAG GCAACGTCTGCAGCTAGTATGCAATGTCTCCTCCAGTGTCTCGGTATTTTGCACCGGCAACAACAAATGGGATCCATCCACATTTCGCACAATGATGTCGATGCAGATTCGGTGTTTTGA